In Terriglobia bacterium, one genomic interval encodes:
- a CDS encoding glycosyltransferase family 39 protein, producing the protein MMAESQPQMAGGTVESRDERHPFPMLGATTIVLLIAACKLVVHLYSGHRYGYLGDELYYLACSRHLAWGYVDQPPLIAMIAWAVRHTLGQSLLAIRFLPALAGSVEVVLTALIARELGGGRFAQVLAAITTLTAPGILGLNSIFTMNAFEPLFWMTCAYLVIRIIKTGNEGLWIWFGVVAGIGLENKYSMMIFGAGIVLGLLLTNQRKLLANRWLWIGGVVAFVIFAPNLWWNVRHHFPFLELQANIRRSGRDVPLGFFSFFGQEIGAMNPLTAPVWLAGLWFFLFAEQGKRFRALGWAWVFTAGVIVTMSPRVYYLFPAFPLVFAAGSVLWEMWLEARPRRWVRVAYPALMIAAGAILAPLATPVLPVETYIRYTRALHLSSPASETHKLGPLPQLYASEFGWPEMVATVARVYNSLPPDVRAKTAIFAQNYGQAGAIDLFGPKYGLPWAISGHQSYFLWGPRDYTGESMIVMDDSQERLEQLFASVQKVASVYHPYSMPYEHSGVFYCRGLKQPLKELWPQLKHWD; encoded by the coding sequence ATGATGGCGGAGTCGCAGCCGCAAATGGCGGGTGGCACGGTAGAGAGCCGTGACGAAAGGCACCCGTTTCCGATGCTGGGCGCGACCACGATTGTACTCCTGATTGCCGCATGCAAGCTGGTGGTGCATTTGTACTCGGGACACAGGTATGGGTACCTCGGTGACGAGTTGTACTACCTGGCCTGCAGCCGTCATCTCGCTTGGGGCTATGTCGATCAGCCGCCGCTGATCGCGATGATTGCCTGGGCGGTGCGGCATACGCTGGGTCAGTCGCTGCTCGCGATTCGATTTTTGCCGGCGCTCGCTGGGTCGGTGGAGGTTGTGCTAACCGCGCTGATTGCGCGCGAACTCGGTGGGGGGCGCTTCGCGCAGGTACTTGCGGCGATTACCACGCTCACTGCGCCCGGCATTCTCGGGTTGAACAGCATCTTCACGATGAATGCGTTCGAGCCACTGTTCTGGATGACCTGCGCGTATCTCGTGATTCGCATCATCAAAACGGGAAATGAGGGGCTGTGGATTTGGTTCGGCGTGGTCGCGGGCATCGGTCTCGAGAACAAGTACTCGATGATGATCTTCGGCGCTGGGATTGTCCTCGGACTACTGCTCACGAACCAACGGAAGCTGCTCGCGAATCGGTGGTTATGGATTGGTGGGGTGGTCGCGTTTGTGATTTTTGCGCCGAATCTCTGGTGGAATGTTCGGCACCACTTTCCATTTCTCGAATTGCAGGCCAACATTCGACGCAGCGGGCGGGACGTGCCGTTGGGCTTCTTCAGTTTCTTCGGCCAGGAAATTGGTGCGATGAACCCGTTGACCGCGCCCGTGTGGCTGGCAGGCCTGTGGTTTTTCTTGTTCGCGGAGCAAGGGAAGAGATTTCGCGCGCTGGGCTGGGCCTGGGTGTTTACGGCGGGCGTGATTGTTACGATGAGTCCGCGCGTGTATTACCTCTTTCCCGCCTTTCCGCTGGTGTTTGCCGCCGGCAGCGTCCTGTGGGAAATGTGGCTGGAGGCGCGGCCGCGAAGGTGGGTGCGAGTGGCCTACCCGGCACTGATGATCGCGGCGGGCGCGATTCTTGCGCCGCTTGCCACGCCGGTGCTGCCGGTCGAAACGTACATTCGCTACACGCGCGCGTTGCACCTCTCGTCGCCTGCAAGTGAGACGCACAAGCTGGGCCCCTTGCCGCAGCTTTATGCGAGCGAGTTTGGCTGGCCGGAAATGGTCGCGACGGTGGCGCGTGTTTACAACAGTTTGCCGCCGGATGTTCGAGCGAAGACGGCGATCTTTGCCCAGAACTATGGCCAAGCCGGCGCGATCGATCTCTTCGGGCCGAAATATGGATTGCCGTGGGCGATCAGCGGTCACCAAAGCTATTTCCTGTGGGGACCGCGCGATTACACGGGCGAAAGTATGATCGTCATGGATGATAGCCAAGAGCGCCTCGAGCAACTGTTTGCGAGCGTGCAGAAGGTCGCGAGCGTGTACCACCCATACTCGATGCCGTACGAGCATTCCGGCGTGTTCTATTGCCGAGGGCTCAAGCAGCCGTTGAAGGAATTGTGGCCGCAGCTGAAGCACTGGGACTGA